CAGTGACCGTACACGTCGCCGATAGACACCTAAGGCTTCGGAAGGGTCCTGGCTCGCAGGCCCCAGACGTTTTGCTCTTAGGACTCCGCGAGTTGTCGCACCCACGTCGACTGGCGCTCTTCAGTGCTTCCCTCACTGGTTAAGCGGTCACTCCTGCCTTAAGCCCAGCAGCCGGTCGCTCTCCGGCGCCGCCATCGTTAGTGTTTGTTTTCATCCGCTTCGGTAATGGCCGGGGGCGGGGGGTGGAAGAGGGCTATGGGGGAAAGCCAGATGCCTAACCTTAGTCGCACTTTCGCTACAGTAATGATGCCCTATTTATTCTTTTAGTCCTCAAAATCTCCATGAAAGTTGATTTTCTTTCCACGTAAGCTTTGTTCTCTAATTTTTCTAAGCGACTCAAGATAAAATAAAGACGGAAAGGAggtgtttgagagagagagagaccgttTGGGTGATGTGTGGAATATGCGGAGACGAACCGCAGGTCGCGGTGGCAGCGGCAGTGAGGACGCGGCGTGGGGCGGGCCCTGACGCGGAAGGGGCGGTGCCGCTGTTGCGCGCCGTGGCGGCCTGTGTGCAGTAGCCGGTTCCGGAGGAGGGTCCAACCCGGCTAGGTGGGTGGGGAGTGTGGCTGTTAACCTGGCAGCCGCGGAGAGGTGGGTGACGGGCCTGGGCTAACTGAGTAGCCGGCGCAATCAGACTTTGACATCCGTTTTTAGGGTGCCGTTTAAAAGTGGCGGAGTCGTCTCCCAAACCTGGTTCGGGCAGCCTCTTTTTCGCTCCGGACTTCCAATGTGTCTGGTCTTCCCTACTTCCTGGCCCTCAGCTTCACGATTTGGAGTTCTTGGAGTGAGGGAAAAGCCTTTTGTTACAGCACACAGTGTACGTCCATAAGGCTGGGTTGTGGACTTTgttggtggttttttgttttttggtttttttgcccCTTCTTTTCTTGTTAGACTGGTTTGAGCACCCCAGCATCTGTCCTGTACTTATCAGGTAGAACCAGAAGTTTTTGGATCATGAAACCCGTGACCAATTCTTACCCAAGGTGGTTATGACATACGTCAGCTGCTTCTTGGCCTATATAGTTAGGAGCTGACCTCTTTTACCTTGTGAATAATTATGTCATCACCTCCATTATTCTTTTGGTGTTCTCAATTGAAATGCCAGGCATTAAGTGAGCCACAAAGGTTAAATTCCCATTATCCTTCAATCAGAGCAAGCCTGTCGTGCAGCCATGAGTTAGTGGAGAAAAATCCAGAGTTGTAAGTACAGTACGTTTTGCCTCAACAAAATGGAAATTTGCAGAAAAGGAGCTGCTCCAGCCTTTGAGTCACTTTAAAGTCTTTGGTAGGTttctaatgttttttcttttaacatttacaGAGAGAAGATTATAAATGGCAGAGCCATTTAACTGTGGTTAGCTGTTGGATTCTGATACTTTCTTAAAAATACCTTCCTGCACCAACATCTTCATTGGAAACTGTTCAGAAAAAGCAGAGGAGAGAGACAACTTTCACATTTACCATGGCTATACCAATAACAGTGCTTGACTGTGACCTCTTGCTGTATGGCCGTGGTCACCGGACATTGGACCGTTTTAAGCTGGATGATGTGTCTGATGAATACTTGATGTCCATGTATGGGTTTCCGCGACAGTTCATTTATTACTTGGTGGAGCTCTTGGGGGCGAATCTTTCCAGGCCTACTCAGCGATCCAGGGCTATTAGCCCAGAGACACAGATCCTTGCAGCATTGGGTTTTTATACCTCAGGTTCCTTCCAGACTCGGATGGGAGATGCCATTGGAATCAGTCAGGCGTCTATGAGTCGTTGTGTTGCCAATGTCACTGAAGCACTTGTGGAAAGGGCCTCACAGTTCATTCGCTTTCCAGCTGATGAAGCCTCCATACAGGCTCTGAAGGATGAATTCTATGGGTTGGCAGGGATGCCAGGGGTGATGGGGGTAGTTGACTGTATCCATGTGGCCATCAAGGCACCAAATGCTGAAGACCTCTCCTATGTGAACCGAAAAGGCCTGCATTCTTTAAACTGCCTGATGGTGTGTGACATTAGAGGGGCACTAATGACCGTGGAGACAAACTGGCCAGGCAGCCTACAGGACTGTGCCGTGCTGCAGCAGTCTTCCCTCAGTAGTCAGTTTGAAGCCGGTATGCACAAAGATAGCTGGCTTCTGGGTAAGTTTGCAAGtgtgaattttcattttgtttggagGCATAGAAAAGTTATGTAGGCTGGGGGCACacagccccagcactttgggaggccgaggtggtggatcacctgaggtcaagagttggaaagcagcctggccaacatggtgaaacttcatctctactaaaaatacaaaaattgtctgagtatggtggcaggcgcctttagccctagctacttgggaggctgaggcgggacaatcgcctgaacccaggatgcagaggttgcagtgagccgagatagcgccattgcacccccgcctgggcaacagagcaaaaactgcatctcaaaaaaagaaaagaaaagtggctATGcgggtagctcatgcctgtaatcccagcactttgggaggctgaggtaggcagatcacctgaggttgggagttcaagaccagcctgaccaacatggagaaaccccgtctatactaaaaatacaaaattagctgggcgtggtggcgcatgcctgcaatcccagctactctggaggctgaggcaggagaatcgcttgaacccaggaggcagaggttgcagtgagccgagatcgcgccagggcactccagcttgggcaacaagagcgaaaccctgtctcaaaaaaaaaagaaaaagaaaaattatgcagTGGAGTAGAATGAGATATGGGAGTCTGTAGAGGTGAATCTCAGTCCTGTCATTTTTTTATGAGACCTCAGATGAGAATTTTCTtagccttaatttttaaaaaatcaacatttaataGACATTATTAAAACTTTAAAGCATACTATTAGAGCCAGTACAGTGGCACGTACTAGTACAACTGGTAATTGTAATTCCAACTAccggggaggctaaggcaagaggatcacttgagcctggaccttgagaccagcctgagcaagatagcaagatgctgtctccaaaacaattaaacatttttttcttattttattttgtgtagaggcagagtctcactatgttgaccagactagtcttgagctcctggcctcaagctatcctcacATTTCGGCCTCTCAAAGCTCTGGGAATGTgactgtgagccaccacacccaatgtaaaaaatattattattattatttttttttgagacagagttttgctcttgttgcccaggctggagtgcaatgacgcgatcttggcttaccgcaatctccgcctcctaggttcaagcaattctcctgcctcagcctcctgagtggctgggattacaggcatgcaccaccatacccagctaattttgtatttttagtagagatggggtttcaccatgttggtcaaactggtctctaactcccaacctcaggtaatctgcccatctcagcctcccaaagtgctgggattacaggcgtaagccactgtgcccagccaaaaatatatatatataaacaaatgtattttatgttatttcaccCAGCTTTTCTACTCCTAAGAATTTATCTTACAGGTATAGATTTatacatgtgcaaaacaaaatTGCATACAAGAATTTTTATTGCAAACAATAGCTGCAGCAACAAAAACAACCTTATAAAAACAATCctgtctgggtgcggtggctcctgcccgtaatcttagcactttgggaagtcaaggtgagagggtcacttgaatccaggagctcgagatcagcctggtcaacaaagtgagacaGTGTCTTtcagaaaagtaataataatataaacaagtaaataaataaaacaatcccgtgaaataaagccaaaatactgctggacacggtggctcacgcctataatccccgcactgtgggaggccatggagggcgtatcacctgaggtcgggcgttcaagaccagcttggccaacatagtgaaacccctcctctactaaaaatacaaaaattaccaggtcatggtggcacgcgtctgtaatcccagctgctcaggaggctgaggtaggagaatcgcttgaacctgggaggtggaggttgcagtgagccaagatcatgccactgcactccagcctaggcaacagagcgagactcagtctcaaaaaaaaaaaaaaagccaacatacTTATCAGGATTGTCCAGAATTGTTTAAGTATTGTGCATCCATACAATTGAGCCTTATCTGGCTCTGTTAATTGTCTGTAAAATGATTAATCTGACACCAACCACAGTAATACCTATTGTGAGGATTAGGTAATATATATGAAAGTTCCCTATAAAGTATTGTACAGATATACaaatgtggccgggcatggtggctcatgcctgtaatcccagcactttgggagaccacggcggtggatcacctgaggtcaagagttggagttcaaaaccagcctggccaacgtgttcaaaccccttctctactaaaaacacaaaattt
The sequence above is a segment of the Theropithecus gelada isolate Dixy chromosome 14, Tgel_1.0, whole genome shotgun sequence genome. Coding sequences within it:
- the HARBI1 gene encoding putative nuclease HARBI1 — protein: MAIPITVLDCDLLLYGRGHRTLDRFKLDDVSDEYLMSMYGFPRQFIYYLVELLGANLSRPTQRSRAISPETQILAALGFYTSGSFQTRMGDAIGISQASMSRCVANVTEALVERASQFIRFPADEASIQALKDEFYGLAGMPGVMGVVDCIHVAIKAPNAEDLSYVNRKGLHSLNCLMVCDIRGALMTVETNWPGSLQDCAVLQQSSLSSQFEAGMHKDSWLLGDSSFFLRTWLMTPLHIPETPAEYRYNMAHSATHSVIEKTFRTLCSRFRCLDGSKGALQYSPEKSSHIILACCVLHNISLEHGMDVWSSPMTGPMEQPPEEEYEHMESLDLEADRIRQELMLTHFS